One Methylosarcina fibrata AML-C10 DNA segment encodes these proteins:
- the treZ gene encoding malto-oligosyltrehalose trehalohydrolase: protein MESVNNRRFPVGAELVQDQGVHFRVWAPERKTVKLVLNANGENSEALHSPIRIDMQKEGGGYFSTLVKEARAETLYRYQLDDDPQLYPDPASRFQPQGPHGPSQVVDAPAFEWTDSAWQGIEAHGQVIYEMHVGTFTQEGTWLAAAKELPELAAVGMTILEIMPVADFPGRFGWGYDGVNWFAPTRLYGTPDDFRRFVNQAHAAGLGVILDVVFNHFGPDGNYLEKFSNDYFTDRYQCDWGAALNFDGPNSGPVRDYVLANAAYWIEEFHLDGLRLDATQQIFDSSPRHIIAAIAETVRRAGAPRKTFLVAENEPQNVRLFLPEAQGGFGIDALWNDDFHHTAMVAATGRADAYYSDHRGAPQEFVSALKRGFLYQGQWYSWQKKARGTEALHIAPCKFVNFIQNHDQVANSGSGKRLHLLTSPSRYRALTALFLLAPQTPMLFQGQEFAALSPFFYFADHKDEIAHLVAQGRSDFLAQFRSLATPEMQARLPDPGDPMTFSHSKLNLNERYQHKESYALHADLLHLRRTDPVFLAAQKNQRVDGAVLGPDALVIRFFGENREDDRLLLVNLSRDIHLVPSPEPLLAPPLEHVWDILWSSENPRYGGLGMPPWPRQGNWYLQGESAVALHPVKPTKDTDNHEQ from the coding sequence ATGGAATCAGTGAACAACCGGAGATTTCCCGTCGGAGCAGAGCTCGTACAGGATCAAGGCGTGCATTTTCGTGTCTGGGCGCCTGAGCGAAAGACGGTAAAACTGGTTCTGAATGCAAACGGAGAAAACAGCGAAGCTCTTCATTCGCCAATCAGAATCGACATGCAAAAGGAAGGCGGCGGTTATTTTTCGACTCTGGTGAAAGAAGCCCGTGCAGAAACCTTGTACCGTTATCAACTGGACGACGATCCGCAGCTTTATCCCGATCCGGCCTCGCGTTTTCAGCCTCAAGGCCCGCACGGACCTTCGCAGGTCGTCGACGCACCGGCGTTCGAATGGACGGATTCCGCCTGGCAGGGAATTGAAGCCCATGGCCAGGTCATCTACGAAATGCACGTCGGCACCTTCACTCAGGAAGGCACCTGGCTGGCCGCAGCCAAAGAACTGCCCGAACTGGCGGCGGTGGGAATGACGATTCTGGAGATCATGCCGGTGGCCGATTTTCCCGGCCGGTTCGGCTGGGGCTACGACGGCGTCAACTGGTTTGCCCCGACGCGACTTTACGGAACGCCGGACGACTTTCGCCGTTTCGTCAATCAGGCTCATGCGGCCGGTCTCGGCGTCATTCTGGACGTCGTATTCAATCATTTCGGTCCGGACGGCAATTATCTCGAGAAGTTTTCGAACGATTATTTTACCGATCGTTACCAGTGCGACTGGGGAGCGGCCCTGAATTTCGACGGACCGAACTCGGGGCCGGTACGCGATTACGTGCTCGCGAATGCGGCCTACTGGATCGAAGAGTTCCATCTCGACGGGCTGCGCCTCGATGCGACCCAGCAGATTTTCGACAGTTCGCCTCGGCACATTATCGCCGCCATCGCGGAAACGGTGCGTAGGGCGGGGGCTCCCCGCAAAACCTTCCTCGTGGCCGAGAACGAGCCGCAAAACGTCCGGTTGTTTTTGCCGGAAGCACAAGGCGGTTTCGGCATCGACGCCTTGTGGAACGACGATTTTCACCATACCGCGATGGTGGCCGCGACCGGCCGCGCCGACGCCTATTACAGCGATCACCGGGGCGCTCCTCAGGAATTCGTCTCGGCGTTGAAGCGGGGGTTTTTGTATCAGGGCCAATGGTATTCCTGGCAGAAGAAAGCACGGGGCACCGAGGCGCTGCACATCGCTCCCTGCAAGTTCGTCAACTTCATCCAGAATCACGATCAGGTGGCCAATTCGGGCAGCGGCAAACGGCTTCATCTGTTGACCAGTCCCAGCCGATATCGGGCCTTGACGGCCTTGTTTCTTCTGGCCCCGCAAACGCCCATGCTGTTTCAGGGCCAGGAGTTTGCGGCCCTCAGTCCGTTTTTCTATTTTGCCGATCATAAGGACGAAATCGCTCATCTGGTGGCTCAGGGGCGTTCCGATTTTCTGGCTCAATTCCGTTCGCTGGCCACGCCCGAAATGCAGGCCCGGCTGCCGGATCCCGGCGATCCCATGACTTTCAGTCATTCCAAGCTGAACTTGAACGAACGTTATCAGCATAAAGAGAGCTACGCGCTGCACGCCGATTTATTGCATCTTCGGCGCACCGACCCCGTGTTTCTGGCCGCCCAGAAGAACCAGCGCGTCGACGGCGCCGTTCTGGGCCCGGATGCGTTGGTGATACGTTTTTTCGGCGAAAATCGGGAAGACGATCGTCTTTTACTGGTGAATCTGAGCCGGGACATTCATTTGGTTCCTTCTCCGGAACCGCTGCTGGCTCCGCCTCTGGAGCATGTCTGGGACATCCTGTGGTCCAGCGAGAATCCCCGCTACGGCGGTCTCGGCATGCCTCCCTGGCCGAGACAAGGCAACTGGTATCTTCAGGGCGAATCCGCCGTGGCGCTCCATCCTGTTAAACCGACAAAGGATACCGATAACCATGAACAGTGA
- a CDS encoding PRC-barrel domain-containing protein, whose protein sequence is MKSSRAIVTVSVLSAILGATAYAATDVQEKREEMREEQRDVREKQKEMRKEANEQMQDVSRATKIIGTDVKNMKGEDLGDIKDLVLNPMRGNVVYVVVSYGGLLGMGDKLFAIPWSALRWSADQDYYVLNMDKEALKNAPGFDEDHWPVSTTQWDEQRKQLNQFYRVKP, encoded by the coding sequence ATGAAATCATCAAGAGCTATCGTAACCGTATCCGTTTTGAGTGCGATTCTGGGAGCTACCGCCTACGCGGCGACCGACGTCCAGGAAAAAAGAGAGGAAATGCGGGAAGAACAACGGGACGTCAGGGAGAAACAGAAGGAAATGAGGAAAGAAGCCAATGAACAGATGCAGGACGTCAGCCGCGCCACCAAAATCATCGGCACCGACGTCAAAAACATGAAAGGGGAGGATCTGGGCGACATCAAGGATCTGGTGCTGAATCCCATGCGCGGTAACGTCGTTTACGTCGTCGTTTCGTACGGCGGACTTCTGGGCATGGGCGACAAGCTTTTTGCAATTCCATGGTCGGCGCTGCGCTGGAGTGCCGATCAGGATTATTACGTGCTGAATATGGACAAGGAGGCTTTAAAAAATGCGCCCGGTTTCGATGAAGACCATTGGCCTGTCAGTACGACGCAATGGGACGAGCAGCGCAAGCAACTCAATCAGTTCTATCGCGTCAAGCCTTGA
- a CDS encoding DUF1622 domain-containing protein yields MSSFNEVAENVSLVIDGAGVLVIVLGLLAALARFTIFRKSADPYRQLRQDIGRGILLGLELLVAADIIRTVAVTPTLQGVLVLGLIVLIRTFLSMALQVELEGRWPWQQQSPQHVVHSDRQQRPPV; encoded by the coding sequence ATGTCATCTTTTAATGAAGTAGCTGAAAACGTCAGCTTGGTGATTGACGGTGCCGGAGTTCTCGTCATCGTTCTGGGCCTGTTGGCGGCTTTAGCCAGATTTACAATATTCAGAAAATCGGCCGATCCCTACCGGCAACTTCGACAGGATATCGGACGAGGCATTCTTCTCGGGCTGGAACTTTTGGTGGCCGCCGACATTATTCGCACAGTAGCCGTTACGCCCACCCTGCAAGGCGTGCTGGTCCTGGGGCTTATCGTCTTGATCCGGACGTTCCTGAGCATGGCCTTACAGGTCGAGCTGGAAGGCCGATGGCCATGGCAACAGCAGTCTCCTCAACATGTCGTTCACTCGGACAGGCAACAGCGTCCCCCGGTTTAA
- a CDS encoding DODA-type extradiol aromatic ring-opening family dioxygenase, which translates to MKFDTASQLGHILFIPHGGGPLPLFGDPGHRHLFGFLQEITPSLGQPSAILVISAHWEEALATVTHGEHPSLIYDYYGFPEAAYQIRYPAPGSPALADKIFQLLNLNGIEARLDSERGFDHGLFVPLKIMYPEADIPCVQLSLLRSLDPAVHLHIGKALSPLRRENVLVLGSGFSFHNLEAFFAPTSGAPDLKNEAFEEWLIDSCTNPNLSAEERETRLVRWREAPFASYCHPREEHLLPLHVCLGLSDAPARLAFSGDVSGKRASAFLW; encoded by the coding sequence ATGAAATTCGACACCGCATCTCAACTCGGCCATATTCTGTTCATTCCTCACGGAGGCGGTCCCTTGCCTTTGTTCGGCGACCCAGGGCATCGGCATTTGTTCGGATTTCTTCAGGAAATAACGCCCTCCTTGGGGCAGCCCTCGGCCATTCTGGTGATTAGCGCCCATTGGGAAGAGGCTCTCGCCACGGTTACCCACGGCGAACATCCTTCGCTGATTTACGATTATTACGGTTTTCCCGAAGCGGCTTATCAAATTCGGTATCCGGCTCCGGGTTCGCCCGCGCTGGCCGATAAAATTTTTCAACTGTTGAATCTTAATGGCATCGAAGCACGGCTCGACAGCGAACGCGGCTTCGACCACGGCCTGTTCGTACCGTTAAAAATCATGTATCCGGAGGCGGATATTCCTTGTGTCCAATTGTCTCTGCTCCGGAGCCTGGATCCTGCGGTTCATCTTCATATCGGCAAGGCTCTATCGCCATTACGGCGGGAGAACGTGCTTGTCCTCGGTTCCGGCTTTTCGTTTCACAACCTCGAAGCTTTTTTTGCGCCGACGAGCGGTGCGCCTGATTTGAAGAACGAGGCATTCGAAGAATGGCTGATAGACAGTTGCACCAATCCAAATCTGTCGGCCGAAGAAAGGGAAACAAGACTCGTCCGCTGGCGGGAGGCGCCCTTTGCTTCTTACTGCCATCCCCGAGAAGAACATTTACTGCCGTTACACGTTTGCCTGGGCTTGTCGGACGCTCCGGCCAGACTGGCGTTCAGCGGCGACGTATCGGGCAAAAGAGCCAGTGCTTTTCTGTGGTGA
- a CDS encoding pirin-like C-terminal cupin domain-containing protein, whose amino-acid sequence MIHSDARAGRPQYGPLVMNTRDEIEQALADYRNGQLT is encoded by the coding sequence ATCATTCATTCCGATGCGCGAGCCGGTCGTCCACAGTATGGTCCGCTCGTGATGAACACACGGGATGAAATCGAGCAGGCGCTTGCCGATTATCGGAACGGACAACTGACATAA
- a CDS encoding LysR family transcriptional regulator → MTPHITLEQWRSLIAVVDAGGYAQAAGILHKSQSAVTYAVQKIESSLSVKVFAIEGRKAMLTPIGQMLYRRALALVEEAGDLERAAHRLSAGWEAEIRLAAEILFPSRLLLSCLDRFGQDSPGTRIELIESVLGGTDDALLKGEADLVISPRQPAGFPGELLMRMRLIPVAHAEHPLHRLGRALTSRDLRAHRHVVVRDTGSRRDRRAVSVEVDRRWTVSQIATSIKAVSLGFGFAWLPEEHIREELSNGSLKPLPLRAGGILEIPLYMILANPDFAGPGVKRLAEIIRESAESGGPAGRIDAVQ, encoded by the coding sequence ATGACACCCCATATCACTCTCGAACAATGGCGCTCTCTCATCGCGGTGGTGGACGCCGGCGGTTACGCCCAGGCCGCCGGGATCCTGCACAAAAGCCAGTCGGCCGTTACCTATGCGGTGCAAAAAATCGAATCGTCCTTGTCGGTGAAAGTCTTCGCCATCGAAGGGCGCAAAGCCATGCTCACGCCGATCGGACAGATGCTTTACCGGCGCGCGCTGGCGCTGGTGGAAGAAGCCGGCGATCTGGAACGGGCCGCGCACAGGCTGTCGGCAGGCTGGGAAGCGGAGATTCGTCTGGCGGCCGAAATTCTCTTTCCCTCCCGACTCCTGCTGTCCTGCCTGGATCGTTTCGGGCAGGACAGCCCGGGAACGAGAATCGAATTGATCGAGTCCGTGCTGGGCGGCACGGACGATGCGTTACTCAAGGGAGAAGCCGATCTGGTGATTTCCCCGCGGCAGCCGGCCGGTTTTCCGGGCGAACTGCTGATGCGGATGCGTTTGATCCCGGTCGCGCACGCCGAGCATCCGCTGCATCGACTGGGCCGAGCGCTGACCTCTCGGGATCTGCGCGCCCATCGGCATGTGGTGGTGCGAGATACCGGCAGCCGGCGCGATCGCCGTGCGGTATCGGTCGAAGTCGACCGGCGCTGGACGGTGAGCCAGATCGCGACGTCGATTAAGGCCGTCTCTCTCGGCTTCGGTTTCGCCTGGCTGCCGGAAGAGCATATCCGAGAAGAATTAAGCAACGGTTCACTCAAGCCTTTACCGTTAAGAGCGGGCGGAATCCTTGAAATTCCTCTCTACATGATTCTGGCCAATCCGGACTTTGCCGGCCCCGGCGTCAAACGCCTGGCCGAGATCATCAGGGAATCGGCGGAATCCGGCGGCCCGGCCGGTAGAATCGACGCCGTCCAGTAA
- a CDS encoding DEAD/DEAH box helicase, which translates to MRQDAISSGLVPLIEGIEQGYTDGLSAKELLLVNYSRWWVNSVIDHDEVLRNFIPAEHRQKIRIYHQLDTDFMQLTQEYVKALLATGIPKAQDIQKGSEWGVLAREIQKKTRHMPLRQLMSQMPEVITKLTPCVMMSPMSIAQYLPANSKAFDVVIFDEASQITVPDAIGAVARAKQAIVVGDPKQLSPSSFFAKKSGNDEYSDDFEEDMESILDECLAANIPCMHLNWHYRSRCESLITFSNHKYYGGKLVTFPNNDTRGMSVHYHAVDSIYKEGQNRINRGEAEAIVENIVTKLRQPGFNKSIGIVTFNMEQQKLISDLFEAARSRYPEIEPHFAEDKFDSVFVKNLESVQGDERDLIYFSITFGKDAAGKLSMNFGPMNQAGGMRRLNVAVTRAKEEMHVFTSGHLEKPKAMRK; encoded by the coding sequence GTGAGACAGGACGCTATTTCCTCTGGTTTGGTGCCATTAATTGAGGGTATCGAACAAGGGTATACGGATGGTTTATCCGCAAAAGAGTTGTTATTGGTTAATTATTCACGTTGGTGGGTAAATTCGGTTATTGATCATGACGAGGTATTGAGAAATTTTATTCCGGCTGAGCATCGTCAAAAAATCCGAATATATCATCAGTTAGATACAGACTTTATGCAACTTACTCAGGAATATGTCAAAGCGCTGTTAGCTACCGGTATTCCTAAAGCACAAGACATTCAGAAAGGATCTGAATGGGGCGTGTTAGCGCGTGAGATTCAAAAGAAAACACGTCATATGCCGCTCCGCCAATTGATGAGTCAAATGCCCGAGGTGATTACCAAATTGACCCCTTGCGTGATGATGAGTCCTATGAGTATAGCGCAATACCTTCCGGCTAATAGTAAGGCATTTGATGTGGTGATCTTTGATGAGGCAAGTCAAATTACTGTACCTGATGCCATTGGCGCAGTCGCCAGAGCTAAACAGGCGATTGTAGTCGGCGATCCAAAGCAGCTTTCGCCTAGCTCCTTCTTTGCTAAGAAATCAGGCAATGATGAGTACTCCGATGATTTTGAAGAGGATATGGAGTCCATTTTAGATGAATGTTTAGCCGCAAACATTCCTTGTATGCATCTAAATTGGCATTACCGCTCGCGCTGTGAATCGTTAATTACTTTCTCTAATCATAAATACTATGGTGGCAAGCTGGTTACCTTTCCGAATAATGATACTCGTGGCATGTCAGTGCATTATCATGCGGTCGATTCAATCTATAAGGAAGGTCAGAATCGCATCAATCGAGGTGAAGCGGAAGCGATTGTCGAGAATATCGTTACCAAATTACGCCAGCCTGGCTTTAATAAATCCATTGGCATTGTGACATTTAATATGGAGCAACAGAAATTAATTAGTGATTTATTTGAAGCCGCGCGCAGCCGGTACCCAGAAATAGAACCGCATTTTGCTGAAGATAAGTTTGATTCCGTGTTTGTTAAAAATTTGGAAAGTGTTCAGGGAGATGAGCGTGATTTGATTTATTTCTCTATCACCTTCGGTAAAGATGCCGCCGGCAAGTTGAGTATGAATTTCGGCCCGATGAATCAAGCCGGTGGTATGCGCAGATTAAATGTTGCGGTGACTAGGGCCAAAGAAGAAATGCATGTGTTTACTTCAGGGCACCTCGAAAAACCCAAGGCTATGAGAAAATAG
- a CDS encoding IS5 family transposase: MIKESLFAAEEREAKLDKLGDILQVLEKHVDFKALSQAIDQSAPRPDRTQGGRPPFPTEVIVRVVVLQQLYNLSDEQMEFQLLDRLSFQRFVGLRQSSQIPDRTTLWTFKERLVEANASETLFDAVNRELNKHGYLARCGQIVDATLVPAPRQRLNKDEKVLVKQDAMPIDWTPAQRRQKDIDATWTKKHGKSYYGYKLSTSADKRYKLIRKLKVSTASEHDTHHLEAVLDTGNTSRDVYADKGYVDSEREARLQEDGWRTHIQRKAPKGKPLSDCQQRRNQRIAKSRARVEHVYASLQQMGGKGLRCIGLDRAVLQLNLKAATYNLRRLCSLKTSGVASAFAC, encoded by the coding sequence ATGATTAAAGAGAGCCTGTTTGCAGCCGAAGAACGAGAAGCCAAGCTGGATAAGCTGGGCGACATTCTGCAGGTGTTGGAGAAACACGTGGACTTCAAAGCCTTGTCGCAAGCGATTGATCAATCGGCGCCACGGCCCGACCGAACCCAAGGCGGTCGCCCGCCGTTTCCGACGGAAGTCATAGTTAGAGTGGTCGTGTTACAGCAACTCTACAATCTGAGCGACGAACAAATGGAGTTTCAACTGCTGGACAGGCTAAGCTTCCAGCGGTTTGTCGGTTTGCGTCAGAGCAGCCAAATTCCCGACCGGACGACCCTGTGGACCTTCAAGGAACGGTTGGTTGAGGCCAATGCCAGCGAAACCTTATTCGACGCCGTCAACCGGGAATTGAACAAACACGGCTACCTCGCACGTTGCGGGCAAATCGTTGATGCCACCCTCGTCCCCGCGCCACGGCAGCGGCTCAACAAAGACGAGAAAGTGTTGGTCAAACAGGATGCCATGCCGATCGATTGGACGCCTGCGCAACGTCGGCAGAAAGACATCGACGCCACCTGGACCAAGAAACACGGCAAATCGTACTATGGCTACAAGTTATCCACGAGCGCCGACAAACGCTATAAGCTGATCCGCAAACTCAAAGTCAGCACCGCCAGCGAACACGACACGCATCATCTGGAAGCCGTGCTGGATACGGGCAACACGAGCCGTGATGTTTATGCCGACAAAGGTTACGTGGACAGCGAGCGTGAAGCCCGACTGCAAGAGGACGGTTGGCGCACGCATATCCAGCGCAAAGCGCCCAAGGGCAAACCATTATCGGACTGTCAACAGCGACGCAATCAGCGGATTGCCAAAAGTCGTGCCCGGGTCGAACACGTCTATGCCAGCCTGCAACAGATGGGCGGCAAGGGCTTGCGCTGTATTGGCCTGGATCGGGCTGTGTTGCAGCTCAATCTGAAGGCGGCCACTTATAACTTACGCCGTTTATGTAGCCTGAAAACCAGCGGCGTGGCCTCGGCTTTTGCCTGTTAG
- a CDS encoding DUF559 domain-containing protein: protein MANLGGFSRYPSLKPEQIDLSRTGAEGIRDLKHFLEYAQRGISALTEAVGAPGGFFDSPFEQAVAEKLHAKGWVTHSQVGVSGFRIDLGVINPDAPGQYLCAVECDGASYHSSATARDRDFLREQVLRGLGWEVIRIWSTDWWIDSESALKHVDEQLHKLLVEYRAENVGPILFADA, encoded by the coding sequence ATGGCTAATTTGGGTGGTTTTTCGAGGTACCCTTCATTAAAACCGGAACAAATTGATTTATCACGTACCGGTGCTGAAGGTATCAGAGATTTAAAGCATTTTCTTGAATATGCGCAACGAGGCATTTCCGCTCTGACTGAAGCAGTAGGCGCGCCCGGCGGCTTTTTTGATTCGCCATTTGAACAAGCCGTTGCTGAAAAGCTGCATGCGAAAGGTTGGGTAACCCATTCTCAAGTGGGTGTATCTGGATTCCGGATTGATCTTGGCGTGATTAATCCTGATGCTCCTGGTCAGTATCTGTGTGCTGTCGAGTGTGATGGTGCCAGTTACCATAGCTCTGCTACCGCAAGAGATCGTGATTTTTTAAGAGAGCAGGTGTTAAGAGGTTTGGGTTGGGAGGTAATCCGTATCTGGTCGACAGATTGGTGGATTGATTCCGAATCGGCTTTAAAACATGTTGATGAGCAATTACATAAGCTGCTGGTAGAGTATCGGGCGGAAAATGTTGGCCCAATTTTATTTGCTGATGCGTAA
- a CDS encoding transposase — MVTNLERPAALYDELYCRCGKAENRIKEALPDLFGTRASCHTFLANWLRLLLNDEASLPNCPCFPASSENPVNRSE; from the coding sequence GTGGTCACCAACCTCGAACGACCGGCGGCGCTTTACGACGAATTATATTGCCGGTGCGGCAAAGCCGAAAACCGGATCAAGGAAGCCCTACCGGATTTGTTCGGCACCCGAGCCAGTTGTCATACGTTCCTGGCCAACTGGCTGCGGCTGTTGCTCAATGACGAGGCATCGCTGCCGAACTGCCCTTGTTTTCCAGCCAGTAGCGAAAACCCGGTAAATCGGAGTGAATGA
- a CDS encoding TetR/AcrR family transcriptional regulator produces the protein MIKCGRPAKGSELLSRDRVLDTALTHFLEHGYGNLGMEAIAREARVSLRTIYSQFGSKAGLFGALIRRCSDQFVETLSLQGEPEAALVAFARAFLFRITRPDVVRMRSILIGESPRFPDLAIQFYEQGPQRTLDHLAQFFARQQEAGFFAAIEPYFLADQFLSGLRSERFQKLQLGLEITPTEEEIEVWAKRATRLFLYGCARLKG, from the coding sequence ATGATCAAATGTGGACGCCCCGCCAAGGGCAGCGAATTGTTAAGCCGAGACCGCGTGCTCGATACGGCCTTGACGCATTTTCTCGAGCACGGCTACGGCAACCTCGGCATGGAAGCCATCGCCAGGGAGGCGAGGGTGTCGTTGAGGACGATTTACAGCCAGTTCGGCAGCAAGGCCGGCCTGTTCGGCGCTCTGATCAGGCGCTGTAGCGATCAGTTCGTCGAAACGCTGTCTCTTCAAGGGGAGCCGGAAGCGGCTCTGGTCGCTTTCGCCAGGGCGTTTCTGTTTCGCATTACCCGGCCCGACGTCGTGCGCATGCGTTCGATCCTGATCGGGGAGTCGCCGCGTTTTCCGGACCTGGCCATCCAGTTTTACGAACAAGGCCCGCAACGCACTCTGGATCATCTGGCCCAGTTTTTTGCCCGGCAGCAAGAAGCTGGATTTTTTGCCGCGATCGAGCCCTATTTTCTGGCGGACCAGTTTTTAAGCGGATTGCGCAGCGAGCGCTTTCAGAAACTGCAACTCGGACTGGAAATCACTCCGACCGAAGAAGAGATCGAGGTTTGGGCGAAGCGGGCCACCCGCCTGTTTCTTTACGGTTGCGCCCGATTGAAAGGATGA